From a single Streptomyces sp. NBC_00237 genomic region:
- a CDS encoding BTAD domain-containing putative transcriptional regulator: MRTRYEFKLLGPLEVRRDGVPVPLGAAKLRVLLVALLLEAGRVVTVDALTERLWGEEPPGRARNTVQNYVLRLRRALGPGAVLTHPQGYLIQAGPDELDLLQFGALVREGRTALGEGAPERAAVLLGKARELWRGEPLSDLPAEPVRDIVPCLVEQRLDAEELWIEAELTLGRSAAVLPQLRTLVGAHPLRERFWAQRMLALYRCGRQGEALECYREVTALLAEELGVDPGAELRLLHGRLLAADAGLGAGQGAGLSAGLGVAEPGGRGSPEPDPDPDLEPDPERPPGARPSPRPAPEPPATPARTGDLPAETTTFIGRERQVADAQRLLETSRLVCLTGVGGVGKTRLALRVAAEAAHGSPELFPDGVWLADLAPLTEPALLDRAVAAALDLRDQSARPAADAVVAHLRGRRLLLVLDNCEHLVGAVAALVLRLLRAAPGVRVLATSRERLGVPGEHVLLVPSLTLPRTGGKADPRQAGGEAESDSDSESESESEAFRLLVERAGAAAPAFRVTARNRGALAQLCHRLDGIPLAVELAAVRLGTMAAEEVRDRLDDRFRLLSVPHTRAAPTRYQQTLRGVVDWSHDLCTAGEQLLWARLSVFSGGFDLEAAEAVCGEEADDDEKGTGATAFGDTARADMPDVAGAQTPDIAGAQTPDIAGAQAPDIAGADLPDTARTNTPATARTNTPDIARADVLDLLTGLVDKSIVLVEPDHDGASPRARYRLLETLRQYGLQRLHDRDATTALRVRHCAHYRRLTARAADLWCGPDEADWLSRLDRELANVRAALDFCATRPGWAATGLEIAVNLTRTRTWFFCSTLGEGRHWLERLHGQAELVPPQLEVAAAAMKAWIAMCQGDAEATQTFMTRCRALANPAAAPAVFIEGAHAMLVAGDPASIGLLARARSGFLAVGQTGDAHMCTMLWAMAAAILGDRETAFRARDVYVAETGRAAAEYARTWALWCAGLAEERHGDPALAVAPMREALVRQHALGDRWGPVWDLETLAWAATATGHHRRAAGLLGAAHGLRQVTGVSLRGLRPFHDVHLETVERVREALGEEEYGRQWDRGTRAENCVALALELTESLVRV; this comes from the coding sequence ATGCGCACACGGTACGAATTCAAGCTGCTGGGCCCGCTGGAAGTGCGCCGGGACGGCGTCCCGGTACCGCTCGGCGCGGCCAAGCTCCGGGTCCTGCTGGTGGCCCTGCTCCTGGAGGCCGGACGGGTCGTGACCGTCGACGCCCTCACGGAGCGGCTCTGGGGTGAGGAACCCCCCGGCCGGGCCCGGAACACCGTGCAGAACTACGTTCTGCGACTGCGCCGCGCCCTGGGACCGGGAGCCGTACTCACGCACCCGCAGGGGTACTTGATCCAGGCGGGCCCCGACGAGCTCGATCTGCTGCAGTTCGGGGCGCTGGTCCGCGAGGGGCGGACCGCGCTGGGCGAAGGGGCTCCGGAGCGTGCGGCGGTGCTGCTCGGGAAGGCGCGGGAGCTGTGGCGGGGGGAGCCGCTGTCCGACCTGCCCGCCGAACCGGTCCGCGACATCGTGCCTTGCCTGGTGGAACAGCGCCTGGACGCCGAGGAGTTGTGGATCGAGGCGGAGCTCACGCTCGGAAGGTCCGCCGCCGTGCTGCCGCAGCTGCGGACGCTGGTAGGCGCGCACCCGCTGCGGGAGCGCTTCTGGGCGCAGCGGATGCTGGCGCTCTACCGGTGCGGGCGGCAGGGCGAGGCGCTGGAGTGCTACCGCGAGGTGACGGCACTGCTGGCGGAGGAGCTGGGGGTGGACCCCGGGGCCGAACTGCGGTTGCTGCACGGCAGGTTGCTGGCTGCGGATGCGGGGCTGGGAGCGGGGCAGGGTGCAGGGCTGAGTGCGGGGCTGGGTGTGGCGGAGCCGGGCGGCCGGGGCTCGCCGGAGCCCGACCCGGACCCGGACCTTGAGCCGGACCCTGAGCGGCCTCCGGGTGCCCGGCCGAGCCCTCGGCCCGCGCCGGAGCCGCCCGCCACCCCCGCCCGTACCGGCGACCTCCCCGCCGAGACCACCACCTTCATCGGGCGGGAGCGCCAAGTGGCCGACGCCCAGAGGCTGTTGGAGACCTCCCGACTGGTGTGCCTGACCGGGGTCGGTGGTGTCGGCAAGACGCGTCTCGCGCTCCGGGTCGCCGCCGAGGCCGCCCACGGCTCCCCCGAGCTCTTCCCGGACGGGGTCTGGCTCGCCGATCTCGCCCCGCTCACCGAACCCGCCCTCCTCGACCGCGCGGTGGCCGCCGCCCTCGACCTGCGGGACCAGTCCGCGCGCCCGGCCGCCGACGCGGTGGTCGCGCATCTGAGGGGCCGACGCCTCCTCCTCGTACTCGACAACTGCGAGCACCTCGTCGGGGCCGTCGCGGCGCTCGTCCTGCGGCTGCTGCGGGCGGCGCCCGGCGTACGCGTGCTGGCCACCAGCCGGGAACGGCTCGGTGTGCCGGGCGAACACGTGCTGCTCGTACCGTCGTTGACGCTGCCCCGGACGGGCGGGAAAGCGGATCCTCGCCAAGCAGGAGGAGAGGCGGAGTCGGACTCGGACTCGGAGTCCGAGTCCGAGTCCGAGGCGTTCCGGCTTCTGGTCGAGCGGGCCGGGGCCGCCGCACCCGCCTTCCGGGTCACCGCGCGCAACCGGGGTGCGCTCGCCCAGCTCTGCCACCGGCTGGACGGCATTCCGCTGGCCGTGGAGCTGGCCGCCGTACGGCTGGGGACGATGGCCGCCGAGGAGGTGCGGGACAGGCTCGACGACCGGTTCCGGCTGCTGTCCGTACCGCACACGCGGGCCGCGCCCACGCGCTACCAGCAGACCCTGCGCGGGGTGGTCGACTGGAGCCACGACCTGTGCACGGCTGGGGAGCAGCTGCTGTGGGCGCGGCTCTCGGTGTTCTCCGGCGGCTTCGACCTGGAGGCGGCGGAGGCGGTGTGCGGGGAGGAAGCGGATGACGACGAGAAGGGGACAGGAGCCACGGCCTTCGGCGACACCGCTCGCGCGGACATGCCCGATGTCGCTGGCGCACAGACGCCGGACATCGCTGGCGCACAGACGCCGGACATCGCTGGCGCACAGGCGCCGGACATCGCTGGCGCGGACCTGCCCGACACTGCCCGCACGAACACGCCCGCCACTGCCCGCACGAACACGCCCGACATCGCCCGCGCGGACGTGCTCGACCTGCTGACCGGGTTGGTCGACAAGTCGATCGTCCTGGTCGAGCCGGACCACGACGGGGCCTCCCCCAGGGCCCGCTACCGACTCCTGGAGACCCTCCGCCAGTACGGGCTCCAGCGGCTGCACGACCGGGACGCGACCACCGCCCTGCGTGTCCGGCACTGCGCGCACTACCGCCGCCTCACCGCCCGCGCCGCCGACCTCTGGTGCGGGCCCGACGAGGCGGACTGGCTGTCGCGGCTCGACCGTGAACTGGCCAACGTCCGCGCGGCCCTGGACTTCTGTGCGACCCGCCCCGGCTGGGCTGCCACCGGTCTGGAGATCGCCGTGAACCTCACCCGTACGCGCACCTGGTTCTTCTGCAGCACGCTGGGCGAGGGCCGCCACTGGCTGGAGCGGCTGCACGGCCAAGCGGAGCTCGTACCACCGCAGTTGGAGGTCGCGGCGGCGGCGATGAAGGCGTGGATCGCCATGTGTCAGGGTGACGCGGAGGCAACGCAGACGTTCATGACCCGGTGCCGGGCACTCGCGAATCCGGCCGCCGCACCGGCCGTGTTCATCGAGGGCGCGCACGCCATGCTGGTGGCGGGGGACCCGGCGTCGATCGGCCTGCTCGCGCGGGCCAGGTCAGGGTTCCTGGCGGTCGGGCAGACCGGGGACGCCCACATGTGCACGATGCTGTGGGCGATGGCCGCTGCCATCCTGGGCGACCGGGAGACCGCGTTCCGCGCCCGTGACGTGTACGTGGCGGAGACCGGGCGGGCGGCGGCGGAGTACGCGCGGACCTGGGCCCTGTGGTGCGCGGGACTCGCCGAGGAGCGGCACGGCGATCCGGCGCTGGCCGTCGCGCCGATGCGGGAGGCGCTCGTACGGCAGCACGCGCTCGGGGACCGATGGGGTCCGGTGTGGGACCTGGAGACCCTCGCCTGGGCGGCGACGGCGACGGGGCACCACCGCAGGGCGGCCGGACTGCTGGGGGCCGCGCACGGATTGCGGCAGGTCACGGGGGTTTCGCTGAGGGGCCTGCGGCCGTTCCACGACGTACATCTGGAGACGGTGGAACGGGTGCGGGAGGCGCTGGGCGAGGAGGAGTACGGACGGCAGTGGGACAGGGGGACGCGGGCGGAGAACTGTGTGGCGCTGGCACTGGAGCTGACGGAGTCATTGGTGAGGGTGTGA
- a CDS encoding ricin-type beta-trefoil lectin domain protein, with protein MGVQKEIRKGLRPARFAAAATTVAALVLAALPGASATAEDGSQSQRAEQVEVKVKVQIFKNRATGSCLDDSEYNLRALPCGADNPHQRWTVYDKGGDFRVLKNVATGRCLDDSNEEGLRTFDCGNGAEPYQRWKRRGWQGGIELLNEATGRCLDHSHEGLRTFGCNGGQPYQLWY; from the coding sequence ATGGGAGTTCAGAAGGAGATCCGAAAGGGGCTGAGGCCCGCGAGGTTCGCGGCGGCGGCGACCACGGTTGCCGCGCTGGTGCTCGCCGCGCTTCCCGGTGCGAGCGCGACGGCGGAGGACGGCAGCCAGTCGCAGCGGGCGGAACAGGTGGAGGTCAAGGTCAAGGTACAGATCTTCAAGAACCGGGCCACCGGGTCCTGTCTCGACGACTCTGAGTACAACCTCCGGGCCCTGCCGTGCGGTGCCGACAACCCCCACCAGCGGTGGACGGTCTACGACAAGGGCGGTGACTTCCGGGTCCTGAAGAACGTCGCCACCGGCCGTTGCCTGGACGACAGCAACGAGGAGGGGCTGCGCACCTTCGACTGCGGCAACGGCGCCGAGCCCTACCAGCGGTGGAAGCGGCGCGGCTGGCAGGGCGGCATCGAGCTGCTGAACGAGGCCACCGGCCGGTGCCTGGACCACAGCCACGAGGGCCTGCGCACCTTCGGCTGCAACGGCGGCCAGCCGTATCAGCTCTGGTACTAG
- a CDS encoding MerR family transcriptional regulator, giving the protein MNPGALRPVDLAREHGLSTQAVRNYEDEGILPPAERSASGYRRYTPVHTQALRAFLALRPGYGHGVAAEILRSAGRGDTGTLFRLVDRAHADLLHERDTLAEVTAALGTLTTDPGPTPDSYARTDPTVGMLARQLGLHPASLRKWEAAGILHPRRDPATGHRRYPPEAVRDAYVARQLRRGGFPLDRIRTFTEQLRGAGDAGALGEVLAEWHGRLHRRSRAMLAAGRHLDAYLDLVPAPAAPTEG; this is encoded by the coding sequence ATGAACCCCGGAGCACTGCGTCCCGTCGATCTCGCCCGTGAGCACGGCCTGTCCACCCAGGCCGTGCGCAACTACGAGGACGAGGGCATCCTGCCGCCCGCCGAGCGCAGCGCTTCCGGCTACCGGCGCTACACCCCCGTGCACACCCAGGCCCTGCGGGCGTTCCTCGCCCTGCGCCCCGGGTACGGGCACGGCGTCGCCGCCGAGATCCTGCGGTCCGCCGGTCGCGGCGACACCGGCACCCTCTTCCGCCTCGTGGACCGGGCGCACGCCGACCTCCTGCACGAGCGCGACACCCTTGCGGAGGTGACCGCCGCACTGGGCACGCTGACCACCGACCCGGGCCCGACCCCTGACTCGTACGCCCGCACCGACCCGACCGTCGGCATGCTCGCCCGTCAACTCGGCCTGCATCCGGCCTCGTTGCGCAAGTGGGAGGCCGCCGGAATCCTCCACCCGCGCCGCGATCCGGCGACCGGGCACCGCCGCTATCCGCCCGAGGCCGTACGTGACGCGTACGTCGCCCGGCAGCTGCGACGGGGCGGCTTCCCGCTCGACCGGATCAGGACGTTCACGGAGCAGTTGCGCGGGGCGGGCGACGCCGGTGCGCTCGGCGAGGTCCTCGCCGAGTGGCACGGCCGCCTGCACCGCCGGAGTCGGGCGATGCTGGCGGCCGGACGCCACCTCGACGCGTACCTCGACCTGGTCCCGGCCCCGGCGGCCCCTACCGAGGGCTAG
- a CDS encoding erythromycin esterase family protein encodes MPAPLHSLGLHFGDDAEQLAFAADQLLASFPRSPLLLGLGEPTHGAEQFLELRNDLFFHLVRHHGYRAIAIESDCLAAAVVDDHVTTGAGDLDEVLATGITHRFGGLAANRDLVVRLREYNTGLPPAEQVRFHGFDGPLDIGLTPSPRAALLAAHAHLAARLPAHRVPYDADELRELLGDDAPWADAEALKDPARSIGGTERAGALRVAAADVLAVYETELPTLRPQRAVTREPAGVVTAVTREPAGDVTAATAFDRAYTQARTARGLLRYHAAMASTVPDRIAVMLGIRDAMMAENLLALAAAQRSPSLVFAHNTHLQRTRCGMNFLGEQRWWGAGALVAASAIGDRYAFVAADSTPEAAAACAPSWADPSDAAQPDGETFQQALADASPARAFFPAAPLAAHPGVPDLRAPGSWWYAPLDPADLHAMDAVAFVGPLREENSLSLG; translated from the coding sequence ATGCCCGCACCCCTCCACTCCCTCGGCCTCCACTTCGGCGACGACGCGGAGCAACTCGCTTTCGCCGCAGACCAGTTGCTCGCCTCCTTTCCTCGCTCGCCGCTCCTCCTCGGCCTCGGCGAGCCCACCCACGGGGCGGAACAGTTCCTGGAGCTGCGCAACGACCTCTTCTTCCACCTCGTACGCCACCACGGCTACCGAGCGATCGCGATCGAGAGCGACTGCCTGGCCGCTGCGGTCGTCGACGACCACGTGACCACCGGCGCAGGAGACCTCGACGAGGTCCTCGCCACCGGCATCACCCACCGCTTCGGCGGCCTCGCGGCCAACCGCGACCTCGTGGTCCGCCTGCGGGAGTACAACACCGGGCTCCCGCCCGCCGAGCAGGTGCGGTTCCACGGCTTCGACGGGCCGCTCGACATCGGCCTGACCCCGAGCCCCCGCGCCGCCCTGCTCGCCGCCCACGCCCACCTGGCCGCCCGCCTCCCCGCCCATCGCGTACCGTACGACGCCGACGAGCTGCGCGAACTCCTCGGCGACGACGCTCCGTGGGCCGACGCGGAAGCGCTGAAGGACCCGGCGCGTTCGATCGGCGGCACCGAGCGTGCGGGGGCGCTGCGGGTCGCCGCCGCCGACGTACTGGCGGTGTACGAGACGGAACTCCCGACGCTCCGCCCGCAGCGGGCCGTCACCCGGGAGCCCGCCGGGGTCGTCACGGCCGTCACCCGGGAGCCCGCCGGGGACGTCACCGCCGCCACCGCTTTCGACCGCGCGTACACGCAGGCCCGCACCGCACGAGGGCTCCTGCGCTACCACGCGGCGATGGCCTCCACCGTGCCCGACCGGATCGCGGTCATGCTCGGCATCCGGGACGCGATGATGGCCGAGAACCTCCTCGCTCTCGCGGCCGCCCAGCGAAGCCCCAGCCTGGTCTTCGCCCACAACACGCACCTCCAGCGCACCCGGTGCGGCATGAACTTCCTGGGGGAGCAGCGCTGGTGGGGCGCCGGAGCCCTGGTCGCCGCTTCCGCGATCGGCGACCGGTACGCCTTCGTGGCGGCGGACTCCACCCCGGAGGCGGCAGCGGCGTGCGCGCCCTCCTGGGCCGATCCCTCGGACGCCGCCCAGCCCGACGGCGAGACCTTCCAGCAGGCGCTGGCGGACGCGAGCCCGGCCCGCGCCTTCTTCCCCGCCGCGCCGCTCGCCGCCCACCCGGGCGTCCCGGACCTGAGGGCCCCCGGCAGCTGGTGGTACGCCCCGCTCGACCCGGCCGACCTGCACGCCATGGACGCCGTCGCCTTCGTAGGCCCGCTCAGGGAAGAAAACAGCCTCTCGCTCGGCTGA
- a CDS encoding DUF427 domain-containing protein has translation MTTPHGKGPQGQGSQGRRPQGHRITVEQGTTHVRVVRDGQTLAESRRPLLLHETGLPVRYYLPPDDVRTELLTPSDTSTHCPFKGDASYWSVPGAADLVWAYQDPKPEVAQIKGHLCFYETEVVTG, from the coding sequence ATGACGACACCTCACGGCAAGGGGCCCCAGGGCCAGGGATCGCAGGGCCGGCGGCCTCAAGGTCACCGCATCACCGTCGAGCAGGGCACGACGCACGTCCGTGTCGTACGGGACGGACAGACCCTCGCGGAGAGCCGCCGCCCGCTCCTCCTGCACGAAACGGGCCTGCCCGTCCGCTACTACCTCCCGCCCGACGACGTACGCACCGAACTCCTCACCCCCTCCGACACCTCGACCCACTGCCCCTTCAAGGGCGACGCGTCGTACTGGTCGGTGCCGGGAGCGGCGGACCTGGTGTGGGCCTACCAGGACCCGAAGCCCGAAGTCGCCCAGATCAAGGGCCACTTGTGCTTCTACGAGACGGAGGTCGTGACCGGCTGA
- a CDS encoding chaplin, with translation MNKLNKAVAVTMVAGGMIAAGAGAAAAHSGSDANGKATNSPGVVSGNLVQAPIHVPVNATGNTVNVIGALNPAFGNESSNS, from the coding sequence ATGAACAAGCTCAACAAGGCCGTTGCCGTCACCATGGTCGCCGGTGGGATGATCGCCGCCGGTGCGGGCGCCGCCGCCGCGCACAGCGGCTCCGACGCCAACGGCAAGGCCACCAACTCCCCCGGCGTCGTCTCCGGCAACCTGGTCCAGGCACCGATCCACGTCCCGGTGAACGCCACGGGCAACACCGTCAACGTCATCGGCGCGCTGAACCCGGCCTTCGGCAACGAGTCGTCCAACAGCTGA
- a CDS encoding D-alanyl-D-alanine carboxypeptidase family protein yields MTVTSSASAVSCRVVSRAVIGGVALLLLLPAQSGLLTTRAAAAPASGSPGSGSPGLAAAVPSRAALAKKVSARAWIVADARTGQVLAAHNPHAKLPPASTLKTLFALTALPRVPGTALRKVSKKDLAGVGEGSSVVGVKAGRTYRAADLWRGTFLRSGNDAVHVLAAMNGGWKSTVTQMQSTARALGARDTRVVSADGYDAPGQYSTAYDLALFGRAGLKNKQFAQFAATANARFPDRTRSDGSHLSSYPIQNTNRLLTGANGIGRYRGIAGIKNGYTSNAGNTLIAAAKRGDRTLIVTVLNPQQGNGLTVYREARALLDWGFRAAGHVKPLGTLNQPTD; encoded by the coding sequence ATGACCGTCACTTCATCGGCCTCGGCCGTCTCCTGTCGAGTCGTCAGCCGCGCCGTCATCGGTGGTGTCGCGTTGCTGCTCCTGCTGCCCGCGCAGTCCGGGTTACTGACGACGCGGGCAGCAGCGGCCCCGGCCTCCGGCAGTCCCGGCTCCGGCAGTCCCGGGCTCGCGGCGGCCGTCCCCTCCCGGGCCGCCCTCGCCAAGAAGGTGTCCGCGCGTGCCTGGATCGTCGCGGACGCCCGTACCGGCCAGGTGCTGGCCGCGCACAACCCGCACGCGAAGCTGCCCCCGGCCAGCACCCTCAAGACCCTCTTCGCGCTGACCGCCCTGCCCCGCGTGCCCGGCACGGCGCTGCGCAAGGTCAGCAAGAAGGACCTGGCGGGTGTCGGCGAGGGCAGCAGCGTGGTGGGAGTGAAGGCGGGCCGCACCTACCGGGCGGCGGACCTGTGGCGCGGCACCTTCCTGCGCTCCGGCAACGACGCCGTACACGTACTGGCCGCCATGAACGGCGGCTGGAAGTCGACCGTCACCCAGATGCAGTCCACGGCGCGCGCCCTGGGCGCCCGCGACACGCGGGTCGTCTCGGCCGACGGCTACGACGCCCCCGGCCAGTACTCGACGGCGTACGACCTGGCACTCTTCGGCCGTGCCGGGCTGAAGAACAAGCAGTTCGCCCAGTTCGCCGCCACCGCGAACGCCCGCTTCCCCGACCGGACCCGCTCCGACGGCAGCCACCTCTCCTCCTACCCCATCCAGAACACCAACCGCCTGCTCACCGGGGCCAACGGCATCGGCCGCTACCGGGGCATCGCGGGCATCAAGAACGGCTACACCAGCAATGCGGGCAACACCCTGATCGCCGCCGCCAAACGCGGCGACCGCACACTGATCGTCACCGTCCTCAACCCCCAGCAGGGCAACGGCCTGACGGTCTACCGCGAGGCCCGCGCCCTCCTCGACTGGGGCTTCAGGGCGGCCGGCCACGTCAAACCCCTCGGCACCCTCAACCAGCCCACCGACTAG
- a CDS encoding pirin family protein, whose protein sequence is MSNAEKDPAAILCETGSDGEGPAAPKPAAPKVDVLTPRDVPLGGPRAMTVRRTLPQRARSLIGAWCFADHYGPDDVATSGGMDVAPHPHTGLSTVSWLFTGEIEHRDSLGTHAFVRPGELNLMTGGRGISHSEVSTPDTTTLHGVQLWVALPESHRDTPPDFHHYAPAPVHVDGAEIRVFLGSLAGSISPVPTFTPLLGAEILLPAHSTLTLPLDPAFEHGLLVDQGPVTFCGTLLARSELGHLPPGTPTLTLTNASDDTARTILLGGTPFGEQIIMWWNFVGRTTEDIARARADWATGDRFGEVKGYDGAPLPAPELPNVPLKPRGNAR, encoded by the coding sequence ATGAGCAACGCCGAGAAGGACCCCGCAGCGATCCTGTGCGAGACCGGGTCCGACGGCGAGGGTCCCGCGGCCCCCAAGCCCGCAGCCCCCAAGGTCGACGTCCTCACCCCTCGGGACGTCCCGCTCGGCGGCCCGAGGGCCATGACGGTACGTCGTACGCTCCCGCAGCGCGCCCGCTCCCTGATCGGCGCCTGGTGCTTCGCCGACCACTACGGCCCCGACGACGTGGCCACGTCCGGCGGCATGGACGTGGCACCCCACCCCCACACCGGCCTCTCGACCGTCTCCTGGCTCTTCACCGGCGAGATCGAACACCGCGACAGCCTCGGCACGCACGCCTTCGTACGCCCCGGCGAACTGAACCTCATGACGGGCGGCCGGGGCATCAGCCACTCCGAGGTCTCCACCCCGGACACCACCACCCTGCACGGCGTCCAGCTCTGGGTCGCCCTCCCGGAGTCCCACCGCGACACGCCCCCCGACTTCCACCACTACGCCCCGGCCCCGGTCCACGTCGACGGAGCCGAAATCCGCGTGTTCCTCGGCTCGTTGGCAGGATCCATCTCCCCCGTCCCGACCTTCACCCCTCTCCTCGGCGCCGAGATCCTCCTCCCCGCCCACAGCACCCTCACTCTCCCCCTGGACCCCGCCTTCGAACACGGCCTCCTCGTCGACCAGGGCCCGGTCACCTTCTGCGGCACCCTCCTCGCCCGCTCCGAACTCGGCCACCTGCCCCCGGGAACCCCCACCCTGACCCTGACCAACGCATCGGACGACACCGCCCGCACGATCCTGCTGGGCGGCACGCCGTTCGGCGAGCAGATCATCATGTGGTGGAACTTCGTGGGCCGTACCACGGAGGACATCGCCCGGGCCCGCGCCGACTGGGCGACGGGTGACCGGTTCGGCGAGGTCAAGGGCTACGACGGCGCTCCGCTGCCCGCGCCGGAACTGCCGAACGTACCGCTGAAACCTCGGGGGAACGCGCGCTGA
- a CDS encoding HAMP domain-containing sensor histidine kinase: MSSPPPPRTRTAPRKRSRLRLPHGLRARLVGAFLLATAFGALLTAGLTFQQARSAILQRTQGSAVADLRGQLDSLAPGLAFPPTTKDLRDLALQLDQVGGHRSWRAAVSYQDAPLVSAAPGPAVPAPLRSEVTREGAAAYQRVEHDGRPWLALGMPVLYAQDTARTTGASPAAGRPGPSGLTVYVSFPLDDDRADIAALVTAAQAGAAPALALALVPALYAAGRILRPVRRLRGGAERLAAGELGTRLPAHGSDELASLTRSFNTMAETLERDDAELRRMEAGARRFASDVAHELRTPLAAMAAVTEVLDEDAASGVLPEDTADAVRLISEETRTLARMVEDLMEVSRFDAKAAPLHLEDVDLRTLVTKTLQLRGWAEDSRVRTDLKGALPVRVDPRRIDVILGNLIGNALRHGRPPVTLTARPHAGSTVITVTDHGSGIPADVLPHVFERFYKADAARTRSAGSGLGLAIARENALLHHATLVAGNTARGGAVFTLTLPPAPEEQP, translated from the coding sequence GTGAGCTCCCCGCCACCGCCCCGCACCCGGACCGCCCCCCGGAAGCGTTCACGGCTGCGGCTTCCGCACGGTCTGCGGGCCCGTCTCGTGGGTGCCTTCCTGCTGGCCACCGCCTTCGGCGCGCTCCTCACCGCCGGGCTCACCTTCCAGCAGGCCCGCTCGGCGATCCTGCAACGCACCCAGGGCTCCGCCGTCGCCGACCTGCGCGGTCAGCTCGACTCGCTGGCTCCCGGCCTCGCCTTCCCCCCGACCACGAAGGACCTGCGCGATCTCGCCCTGCAACTCGACCAGGTCGGCGGCCACCGGTCGTGGCGCGCGGCCGTCTCCTACCAGGACGCGCCGCTCGTCTCGGCCGCCCCGGGCCCGGCCGTGCCCGCCCCCCTGCGGAGCGAGGTGACGCGCGAGGGCGCGGCGGCGTACCAGCGCGTCGAGCACGACGGCCGGCCCTGGCTGGCCCTCGGCATGCCCGTCCTCTACGCACAGGACACCGCCCGTACCACCGGGGCCTCCCCCGCCGCCGGCCGCCCGGGGCCGTCCGGCCTCACCGTGTACGTGTCCTTCCCCCTCGACGACGACCGGGCCGACATCGCCGCCCTGGTCACCGCCGCCCAGGCCGGAGCGGCCCCCGCACTCGCCCTCGCCCTGGTGCCCGCGCTGTACGCCGCAGGTCGGATCCTGCGCCCGGTGCGGCGGCTGCGCGGCGGCGCGGAACGCCTCGCCGCCGGTGAACTCGGCACCCGCCTCCCTGCCCACGGCAGCGACGAACTCGCCTCCCTCACCCGCTCCTTCAACACCATGGCCGAGACCCTGGAGCGGGACGACGCCGAGCTGCGCCGGATGGAAGCGGGCGCACGCCGCTTCGCCTCCGACGTCGCCCATGAACTGCGCACGCCTCTCGCCGCGATGGCCGCCGTCACCGAGGTCCTGGACGAGGACGCCGCATCGGGCGTCCTGCCGGAGGACACCGCCGACGCCGTCCGGCTCATCAGCGAGGAGACCCGTACCCTCGCCCGGATGGTCGAGGACCTCATGGAGGTCTCGCGCTTCGACGCCAAGGCGGCCCCGCTCCACCTGGAGGACGTGGACCTGCGCACGCTGGTGACCAAGACCCTCCAGTTGCGGGGCTGGGCCGAGGACTCCCGCGTGCGGACCGACCTCAAGGGTGCGCTTCCCGTACGCGTGGACCCCCGCCGCATCGACGTCATCCTGGGCAACCTGATCGGCAACGCCCTGCGCCACGGCCGCCCACCGGTCACCCTCACCGCGCGGCCGCACGCGGGGAGCACCGTGATCACCGTCACCGACCACGGATCCGGCATCCCCGCCGACGTACTCCCGCACGTCTTCGAACGCTTCTACAAGGCCGACGCCGCGCGCACCCGCTCCGCGGGCAGCGGTCTCGGCCTCGCCATCGCCCGGGAGAACGCCCTGCTGCACCACGCCACCCTCGTCGCGGGCAACACCGCCCGGGGCGGGGCCGTCTTCACCCTCACTCTGCCCCCTGCCCCCGAGGAGCAGCCATGA